A window of the Pseudomonas gozinkensis genome harbors these coding sequences:
- a CDS encoding glutamine synthetase family protein, which yields MKFAAIEDARRFLEQNPDIDMIELFILDANGVPRGKLLHREELLAVYESGRPLPSTILGLTVQGEDVENSGLVWDVGDIDCRAYPLEGSLVRLPWRQIPTAAVQVSMHPQQGMPASIADPRHLLIKVIDRLKAEGFHPVMACELEFYLLDAKRDHNGRPQPALDADGGRPRHTQVYGLRELEQIEPFLADLYSACKLHGIPARTAISEYAPGQVEITLEHGDALEAMDQAVRYKRLVKAVAHKHGMQATFMAKPFDHLAGTGMHMHVSLADAEGRNLFASEDPAGTPLLRTAIGGMLASLLDSLLLFCPNANSYRRFQANSYAPLAPTWGVDNRTVSLRVPGGPANTRHIEHRICGADANPYLAAAAILAGIHRGIKEDIDPGEPVEGNGYAQAKELLPTDWLTSLTALENSVWARDALGQEFLGVYLAVKRAEYRQFMAEVGEQDWRWYLTEA from the coding sequence ATGAAATTCGCAGCCATTGAAGACGCCCGTCGCTTTCTGGAGCAGAACCCCGACATCGACATGATCGAGCTGTTCATCCTCGACGCCAACGGCGTGCCGCGCGGCAAACTGTTGCACCGCGAAGAACTGCTCGCCGTGTACGAAAGCGGCCGCCCGCTGCCAAGTACCATTCTCGGCCTGACGGTGCAAGGTGAAGACGTGGAGAACTCAGGTCTGGTGTGGGACGTCGGCGACATCGACTGCCGCGCCTACCCGCTGGAAGGCAGTCTGGTGCGCCTGCCGTGGCGGCAGATTCCGACCGCTGCGGTGCAGGTCAGCATGCACCCGCAACAAGGCATGCCGGCGAGCATCGCCGATCCGCGTCACCTGTTGATCAAGGTCATCGACCGCTTGAAAGCCGAGGGTTTCCACCCGGTGATGGCCTGCGAGCTGGAGTTTTATCTGCTCGACGCCAAACGCGATCACAACGGTCGTCCGCAACCGGCGCTGGATGCCGACGGTGGTCGACCGCGACACACGCAGGTCTACGGTTTGCGTGAGCTGGAACAGATCGAACCGTTCCTCGCCGACCTCTACAGCGCCTGCAAACTGCACGGCATTCCGGCGCGCACGGCAATCTCGGAATACGCACCGGGCCAGGTGGAAATCACCCTCGAACACGGCGATGCGCTGGAGGCGATGGATCAGGCCGTGCGCTACAAACGGCTGGTCAAAGCCGTGGCGCACAAGCACGGGATGCAGGCGACGTTCATGGCCAAGCCGTTCGATCATCTGGCCGGCACCGGCATGCACATGCACGTCAGCCTCGCCGATGCCGAGGGACGCAATCTGTTTGCCTCCGAGGACCCGGCCGGCACCCCGCTGCTGCGCACGGCGATTGGCGGGATGCTCGCCTCGTTGCTCGATTCGCTGCTGCTGTTCTGCCCCAACGCCAACTCCTACCGCCGTTTTCAGGCCAACAGCTACGCGCCACTGGCGCCGACCTGGGGCGTCGACAACCGCACTGTCAGCCTGCGCGTGCCCGGCGGCCCGGCCAACACCCGGCACATCGAACACCGCATTTGCGGCGCCGATGCCAACCCGTATCTGGCAGCGGCGGCGATCCTGGCGGGTATCCATCGCGGGATAAAAGAAGACATCGATCCGGGCGAGCCAGTGGAAGGCAATGGCTATGCCCAGGCGAAAGAATTGCTGCCGACCGACTGGCTGACCTCGCTCACGGCACTGGAAAATTCGGTGTGGGCGCGGGATGCGCTGGGGCAGGAATTCCTCGGGGTGTATCTGGCGGTGAAGCGTGCGGAATACCGGCAGTTCATGGCCGAAGTGGGCGAGCAGGACTGGCGTTGGTACCTGACCGAAGCCTGA
- the chrA gene encoding chromate efflux transporter has protein sequence MSETPKDLPRPQPITLRQAWPFWLKLGCIGFGGPAGQIAIMHQELVERRRWISERRFLHALNYCMLLPGPEAQQLATYIGWLLHRTRGGVLAGALFVLPSLLILIALSWVYIAFGDVPAVAGVFYGIKPAVTAIVLHAAHRIGSRALKNSWLWAIAGAAFVAIFAFNVPFPLIVLGAALIGYFGGRWAPQRFSNGGHRGSEKSFGPALIDDDTPPPEHARFSLPRLLRLVLIGALLWCLPMALLTALFGWDGTFTQMGWFFTKAALLTFGGAYAVLPYVYQGAVGHYGWLTPTQMIDGLALGETTPGPLIMVVAFVGFVGAYVQPMYGPEHAFTAGALAATLVTWFTFLPSFLFILAGGPLVESTHNELKFTAPLTAITAAVVGVILNLACFFAYHVFWPDGFTGQPDVFSIVLALMAALALFFFKRGVIEVLIVCALVGLGFHLLR, from the coding sequence TTGAGCGAAACGCCAAAGGACTTGCCCCGCCCTCAACCCATCACCCTGCGCCAGGCCTGGCCCTTCTGGCTGAAACTCGGCTGCATCGGCTTCGGCGGCCCCGCCGGGCAGATCGCGATCATGCATCAGGAACTGGTGGAGCGCCGGCGCTGGATCTCCGAACGACGCTTCCTCCATGCCCTCAACTACTGCATGTTGCTGCCCGGCCCCGAGGCCCAGCAGCTGGCGACCTACATCGGCTGGCTGCTGCACCGCACCCGTGGCGGCGTGCTGGCCGGTGCGCTGTTTGTGTTGCCGTCGCTGCTGATCCTGATCGCTTTGTCCTGGGTGTACATCGCGTTCGGCGACGTGCCAGCGGTGGCCGGTGTGTTTTACGGGATCAAACCGGCGGTGACCGCGATTGTGCTGCACGCGGCCCATCGCATCGGCTCGAGAGCGTTGAAGAACAGCTGGCTGTGGGCAATCGCCGGCGCCGCGTTCGTGGCGATTTTTGCCTTCAACGTGCCGTTCCCGCTGATCGTGCTCGGCGCGGCATTGATCGGCTATTTCGGCGGACGCTGGGCGCCGCAGCGCTTCAGCAACGGCGGTCATCGCGGCAGCGAAAAGTCCTTCGGTCCGGCACTGATCGATGACGACACCCCGCCACCCGAGCATGCGCGGTTCAGCCTGCCGAGGCTGCTGCGTCTGGTGCTGATCGGTGCGTTGCTGTGGTGTCTGCCGATGGCGCTGCTGACGGCGCTGTTCGGCTGGGACGGCACCTTCACGCAGATGGGCTGGTTCTTCACCAAAGCAGCATTGCTCACATTCGGTGGCGCTTACGCCGTGCTGCCCTACGTGTATCAAGGTGCGGTCGGACATTACGGCTGGCTGACGCCGACGCAGATGATCGACGGCCTGGCCCTGGGCGAAACCACGCCGGGGCCGCTGATCATGGTGGTGGCGTTTGTCGGGTTCGTCGGCGCCTACGTGCAACCGATGTACGGCCCGGAACACGCGTTCACCGCCGGTGCATTGGCCGCGACGCTGGTGACCTGGTTCACCTTCCTGCCTTCTTTCCTGTTCATCCTCGCGGGCGGGCCGTTGGTGGAGTCGACGCACAACGAACTGAAATTCACCGCGCCACTGACCGCGATCACCGCAGCGGTGGTCGGGGTGATCCTCAATCTGGCGTGTTTCTTTGCTTACCACGTGTTCTGGCCCGACGGTTTTACCGGTCAGCCCGATGTGTTCTCGATCGTGCTGGCCCTCATGGCCGCCCTCGCCCTGTTCTTTTTCAAGCGCGGCGTGATCGAGGTGTTGATCGTTTGCGCCCTCGTAGGGCTGGGGTTTCACCTGCTGCGCTGA
- the moaE gene encoding molybdopterin synthase catalytic subunit MoaE has product MGVRVQRKGFDAGQLIADLHARNPRVGAVVNFIGYVRDLNVGQSVTELFLEHYPGMTEKALEQIAEQARERWPLLAVEIVHRVGALSVSEPIVFVGVSSKHRHAAFEACAFIMDVLKTRAPFWKRETTPEGSHWVEARESDQNAAFRWSLAHA; this is encoded by the coding sequence ATGGGTGTTCGAGTCCAGCGTAAAGGCTTCGATGCCGGTCAGTTGATTGCCGATTTGCATGCGCGCAATCCTCGGGTGGGCGCGGTGGTGAATTTCATTGGTTATGTGCGGGATCTGAACGTCGGGCAGTCGGTGACCGAGCTGTTTCTGGAGCACTACCCGGGCATGACCGAGAAGGCTCTGGAGCAGATCGCCGAACAGGCTCGCGAACGCTGGCCGTTGCTGGCGGTGGAGATTGTGCATCGGGTCGGCGCCCTGTCGGTGAGCGAGCCGATCGTGTTTGTTGGCGTGAGCAGCAAGCATCGGCATGCGGCGTTTGAGGCCTGTGCGTTCATCATGGATGTGCTGAAGACCCGTGCGCCGTTCTGGAAGCGTGAGACTACACCTGAGGGTTCGCATTGGGTCGAGGCGCGGGAGAGTGATCAGAATGCGGCGTTTCGCTGGAGTCTGGCACATGCCTGA
- a CDS encoding MoaD/ThiS family protein gives MILINYFASYRDRLNLGGEKIPASDTLACVEDVRQMLMQRGDVWREVLGAGNLMCAVNQELCQPDQAIEDFDEIAFFPPVTGG, from the coding sequence ATGATTCTGATCAACTACTTCGCCAGCTACCGTGACCGGCTCAATCTGGGCGGTGAAAAGATTCCGGCCAGCGACACTCTCGCCTGTGTCGAGGACGTGCGGCAGATGCTGATGCAGCGCGGCGATGTCTGGCGTGAAGTGCTCGGCGCCGGCAACCTGATGTGCGCGGTGAATCAGGAGCTGTGTCAGCCGGATCAGGCGATCGAGGATTTCGACGAGATCGCGTTTTTCCCGCCGGTCACGGGGGGCTGA
- the moaC gene encoding cyclic pyranopterin monophosphate synthase MoaC, protein MSNTLTHLDDQGRANMVDVSDKAATRREATAQAWVQMRPQTLQMIQSNGHPKGDVFAVARIAGIQAAKRTHELILLCHALLLSSIHVELKACEPDRVQITSTCRLTGQTGVELEALTAASVAALTIYDMCKAVDRAMVIGDIRLLSKQGGRSGHFEWENPQ, encoded by the coding sequence ATGAGCAACACCCTCACCCACCTCGACGATCAGGGCCGCGCCAACATGGTCGATGTCAGCGACAAAGCCGCGACCCGCCGCGAAGCCACCGCCCAGGCCTGGGTGCAGATGCGCCCGCAAACCCTGCAAATGATCCAGTCCAACGGCCACCCCAAGGGCGACGTGTTCGCCGTGGCGCGGATCGCCGGGATTCAGGCGGCCAAGCGCACCCACGAGTTGATTCTGCTGTGTCATGCGCTGCTGCTCAGTTCGATCCACGTCGAGCTCAAGGCCTGCGAGCCGGACCGCGTGCAGATCACCAGCACCTGCCGCCTCACCGGCCAGACCGGCGTCGAACTCGAAGCCCTGACCGCCGCCAGCGTCGCCGCATTGACGATCTACGACATGTGCAAGGCGGTGGACCGGGCGATGGTCATCGGCGACATCCGCCTGCTGAGCAAACAGGGCGGGCGCTCCGGCCACTTTGAATGGGAGAACCCGCAATGA
- the fdhD gene encoding formate dehydrogenase accessory sulfurtransferase FdhD, whose protein sequence is MLCQVETTIEPGDANAPAPQPSQVAYREYLDDAPVSHAALAAEIALAISYNGLNQAVMMVSPGNIEDFIRGFSLSNAIVDRLDDIHDIRLTHFDQACQADVQISSRAFWALKDHRRQMAGTSGCGLCGVEALEQALPQLDILTPTPLPPAAHFDGIRQRIEQAQQLARSSGALHAALYFDVDGEARLCREDIGRHNALDKLIGALQFEGLDARQGFVVVTSRCSLELIHKAVRARLGTLVSLSAPTALTVRWALKHRLNLIHVPHRNAPRIYSPIQEPTA, encoded by the coding sequence ATGCTGTGTCAGGTTGAAACAACCATCGAACCGGGCGACGCCAACGCTCCCGCGCCACAACCTTCGCAAGTGGCGTACCGCGAATACCTCGACGACGCGCCGGTGTCCCACGCGGCGCTGGCAGCGGAAATTGCATTAGCCATCAGCTACAACGGCTTGAACCAGGCGGTGATGATGGTCTCGCCCGGCAACATCGAGGACTTCATTCGCGGCTTCAGCCTGAGCAACGCCATCGTCGACCGCCTCGACGATATACATGACATCCGCCTGACCCATTTCGACCAGGCTTGCCAGGCCGACGTACAGATTTCCAGCCGTGCCTTCTGGGCCCTGAAAGATCACCGCCGGCAAATGGCGGGCACCAGCGGCTGCGGCCTCTGTGGCGTGGAAGCCCTTGAACAGGCGCTGCCGCAGCTGGACATACTGACCCCGACACCGCTGCCACCGGCCGCGCATTTCGACGGCATCCGCCAACGCATCGAACAGGCCCAACAGCTGGCCCGCAGCAGCGGCGCCCTGCACGCGGCGTTGTACTTCGACGTCGACGGCGAAGCGCGGCTGTGCCGCGAAGACATCGGCCGCCACAACGCCCTCGACAAGCTGATCGGCGCCCTGCAATTCGAAGGCCTTGATGCGCGCCAGGGTTTCGTCGTGGTCACCAGCCGTTGCAGCCTCGAACTGATCCACAAAGCCGTGCGCGCCCGCCTCGGCACCCTCGTCAGCCTGTCCGCCCCTACTGCGCTGACCGTGCGCTGGGCGCTCAAGCACCGCTTGAACCTGATCCACGTCCCGCACCGCAACGCCCCGCGAATCTACAGCCCGATCCAGGAGCCCACCGCATGA